A section of the Castanea sativa cultivar Marrone di Chiusa Pesio chromosome 12, ASM4071231v1 genome encodes:
- the LOC142619224 gene encoding norbelladine synthase-like produces the protein MLARGQLQSRNKKTSKEVKNIPAYIISFLKQDYIKKGKKKMFGQLSHKLEVNVPASEAWEIYGTLGLSKLLVEDGSAFEKIEILEGDGGSGTILKKTFMPGSHGFTVHKEKFTKLDNEKRMKELEVIEGGYLDLGFTLFRVRFEIIEKDNDSCIIKSTMEYDVKEEAVANISYPNTNLVAKIAEVAKNYLIKNKATENAV, from the exons ATGCTTGCAAGAGGACAGCTCCAAAGTAGAAATAAGAAGACAAGTAAAGAAGTCAAGAACATCCCAGCATATATTATTAGTTTTCTGAAGCAAGATTacataaaaaaaggaaaaaagaagatgtTTGGGCAACTCTCACACAAGCTGGAGGTAAACGTGCCGGCTAGTGAAGCGTGGGAGATTTATGGCACGCTTGGTTTATCAAAACTTCTTGTAGAAGATGGAAGCGCCTTTGAGAAAATTGAGATCTTAGAAGGTGATGGAGGGAGTGGGACTATTCTCAAGAAAACATTTATGCCAG GCTCACATGGGTTTACTGTGCACAAAGAGAAGTTCACAAAGCTTGACAATGAGAAACGCATGAAAGAGCTAGAGGTGATTGAAGGAGGATATCTTGATTTAGGCTTTACTCTTTTTCGTGTTCGCTTTGAAATCATAGAGAAGGACAATGATTCATGCATAATCAAAAGCACAATGGAGTATGATGTCAAGGAAGAGGCTGTTGCAAATATCTCGTACCCCAATACTAACCTAGTAGCAAAAATTGCAGAAGTCGCCAAAAATTATCTCATAAAAAACAAAGCTACTGAAAATGCAGTTTGA